CTATAGACTTTTCATTATTTGCTTCATATTCACATTTcatattaatatcttcttgatttattttaattaatctttcttttaatctttctaatatatatttattatcgTAATAACTATCCTGGATTTCTATTAGCATATCtataacataattttttttcatttcaactttcattttttctgcTAAAATTAAAGAATCTTTTAAGAGATCATTCACCTCCTTTGTGTATTCTAAAGATaatgtataatttttactaGTTTCCTGTGCGTGTCTTTCTGCATTTTTTGAACAATTTTCAGATTCATgaacataattatttatattttgcaTTACTGCTTCAGTTATATTTTGTGTTTCATCATTATCAtgcttttttaaatattctattttttctcttcCTCTTATGGTATTATTAAGATATAAGGAAGAAGTTTCCTTATGCTTTTCAACTTCTGTTAAAAGcatgtttatattttctgAATTGGATTCAGTGCGatctttaattaatataactTTCTCTATGCTTCCATTTATTGAATCCTCATCTAAGTTATGTATAAGTAAATTTTGTAATTCCTCTACTTTTTTAAGATCAtccaatatatttttttgaatattttctgattctatgaattttttctctgcatttttttcttcttcccTTACCTTTTTTACATTACTTTGTATTTCATCCATTACTATACTAAATTTTGTcaacattaaaaattttccCATATTTTTAAGAGCTTCTGATGCATTatctattttattcttttcttttataatttcatttaatttttttttgacttCCATTTGGATCCTATTAATTTCATcttcttttatatctttaGATACTGTTTCCCTTAATGAATTCACTTCTTGTTccaatttaattattatctccttattttttttagcatTATTAACATAATCctcatatttaaaattaactaATTCACATTCTGTCGAGTCTggtattttttctttcaattcctcaattttttctttatactCGTCAATGAttgttatttctttttcacctccttttttattatcactGATTTGGTCAAGAATATCAATTACCAAaatctttttatattctactttttttttatttatattttttaatgaagtTTCTAGCTCTTTTTCCATCTCATCTAAATTTTccgatattttttttatattatcatgaTACCTTTTCATGTTGATTCTTTTGTCATcgaaattttcattattatactTCAATTCATCAGATTTATCAACTTCTTTTTTAGAAtcattttgaatttttataaaattttcattataagtATTAATTTCATCCTTAAAATTACTAAAATTTTGTGATATTGCTCTTAGATTTTCCCCATTTTTCTcattatgaatattttttatgtctTCTTcagaattatatttttcaaaactATTTTTTGTTACTTCTAGAATTCCCAAGATTGCTTTTGTTTTACTATTTATATCCAGATCTAATCTTATTATAAGTTCATAAATTAAATCTGCAATTTCATTATTCTGGGTGTTAATTAAATTGTCAACTTCTAAATTTAATTTCGTAATTCCCACttttaatgtatatatttcatcTGTAATAGATtctagatttttttttttttttgatatatctCCTGAATAGGCttctatattttcttcaGTAAGAGAACTTTTtgttgtttttttaaaagacaaagataatttttgtaattctTTTGAATCTTTATCTAATTTAtcaattttccttttttgatcttccatattttttttttctcttaattTACTTAAAAGATTCCCTTTTACCTGGttttctattaaattatCCTCATTAACAGAAAGAATTTGTctatctattttttcttctgaCTCTCTCAAATTTGTTTTTAAGTACTCTATTGATtcgttatttttattagatccatttataactttatttaaaatattaaaacttTCTATAACTTTTTTTGATAGCTCGactttttttatactatCATCTATTGAATTTGTTTCATCCCTATATTTTGTCTCATAATCATTTAGTTTGCTATCTGCTTTTATTTCATGAATTGTTGTTTTCAAATCATTAATATTGTCagaaatttcattatttttaagaataccaaaataattttgtattttgtCATATGATTCAAATTGTTTTTGAAATGTATATACAACACTTCTTCCATCACTTATGTTTGttgatattaaatttttagttTCTCTAATAACATTCTCAAGATTCAATATTTCTGTTGAtgtatcttcttttaatgtGTCACTATCTTCCTCAATAAGCTTATCCAAAATGTCATGCTTTCTTTTTTCTATGGAATCTTccaatattttaaatttttctatattcgCTTTATAATTAGTCATATTTTGAGATATAGAATTCAATATATTGTTAAATTGTTGAAATGagttattcattttattatgcAGATCTTCAATTGACTCTTTTATAATTCTATCCCTAAGTTGTATAAAATTACTTTCTGCAGATGCTATCTTATCATTCACAATAGTTGTACTTtcaattataatattatctaTCTCGATATATTTTTggtttaaattattaaatatattattgatTGTATCCAAGTCAAATATCATATAATTtgactttttcttttcagaTAAATAAACTGGCATATCTTTACACTTTTTCTCTATCCTTTCATCACCGAATAAATATGTTAAAGCTGATTTCCATTGTTCTTTtgcttcttcttttttttttgtatattcaTCCTTATTATTACATGATGATGCATCTATTACATTTTCAATAACTTTTAAGTATTCATTatccttattttttaaatctataAATTGATTcaatttatttactttttcttcAATCTCTTTCAAGTGATGTtcgattttttttatatattgttCTTTTTCTTCGTCTTCTTTTCTTTCTAATTCATCTAGTTCccctttttttgttttaatttgCTCAATTAGTCcctcaatttttttttttatttcacttATTTCTTTATGTTTACTTTGTATTACTtcaattttatcatttactGATGTTATTATACGTTCAATATTTTGTTTTGTAGTAAAAACATCATCCGTGATATCATTTAATGTTTTACTTTCGTTTAAAGGTAGACTTGCTTTCATTGTCtctatcttattttttttagatttaaTAGAATcacattttttattgatCAAATCAAAGCTACTATTCATATTGATGCTATGTGTAACTACCTCAGCATATAATTTAGTAATTTCATGTTTAATGATTGGAATTCCTGGACTACTATATGATAAATCATCTAACGTTTCACAATTTTCATAAATCATACTATTTGTATCACTTAAGAGTTTTTGTGATTGTGAAGTAATTTCTACACTTTGTGATTCTATATCCTGAGGATAAACTAAGGAATTTATGCTATCCCATAATTcctgttttattttatcaaataaatcataaattgctttttttttattttcaaaatctatttttaattttttattccaATCTTCTACAAAAACATTTTCATTACACATAACGGAAGGGGAAATAACAATATTAACAATATTATTAGAACTGAATTTACATGAACTATAATAAGAATTACTATATTTAAGAACTCTAATATTATTAGATATAGTtcctttgttttttttatgaatacttataataacattaatttcttctattaataactttaaagagtatttatattttttgtgataaaaatttttatcccTAATTTTTAGTAACTTATTATcagaatttataaaattttcagCTTCTTGTAAAAAGTCAGTATAATCACTCatatctttttttgttttactaTAATAATAAGTGACAGCAGACCCATAGAAAGGCTTCACTTTGTCGCAATATAGAAGAGTGCAATATTTTTTACTCATTATAAGCGATAACTTATCATGCACCTCCCCTTTTTTTTGTCTAATAACTTTAAAGTCTTCATCTAATTTTgcttttatatcttttatatttttttttaattcactAATTTTCTCTGTAAATGATATTACTTCCTCAAAATTTCCTATAAATTCATGTAATTCATTCATTTCTTTtgcaattttttctttacattCTTCACAGTATTTCATATACTGTTGCGTTAGTTCAgtcatattatttattaaaggaATTATTACATTTCtaaattcattatatttatcatCTTGTAATTCTTTAAAGTAATGCTCCATTTCTTTATAGGCGTGCGAGTTCATATAGATATTTTTCGCGTTAGTGTAGCTTCCATTAAGTACTGTAATTAAACTATTATAATCATTTAAAACTTCGATATCGATTAATTCCGAAGTTTCTTTTTGAATAAAGGAATATGAAGTATTACCTAACTTTTTTCGTTTTCCTTCATTAGAAATATAAGTGTTGGATAAATATGGAACGCTTTTTTCTATATACACAATATTCAATGGTTTTGttctaatataattattttttagaatGATCGATGGTTTTACTCTATATAAATCCAGTGATTTTTCGTCTTCAGTTTTTAATctagttatttttttattatacacATCTGAATTTGAAGAAATAGAAGATTTAACATTTTTCTTCTGATTATTATTATGTGCAGTAATAgaattattttctaattttttttttttcaaattagaaaaaaatgatgaatcTTTAATACCCGATTTAATATTAGTTGATGTTACTTCCACTTTTTTCTCAAAGTAGATACCTATAtgtatgtataaatatacataaaaatgaaataatgaTACCAGTAGCAATAAAAGTAtttaacttttaaaaaacataGATAATAGAAATACAACTAAACAtgcatacatatatattaccaaaaaagataaatataagaGTAAACAAAACTATCTCAATTTTGGTCTTTTCCATATTCAAGGTTATGAAAAAATAGTTTCTTCTTTTCCTCCTCTAAAGcctaaatataatatattatattatatatttcttgaTTTTTGTTGCTCTTTGCAAAGTTGTGTGTTcgaaatattattttgtacgttatttgtaaaaaaatttatcacAGAATTccctttttcatatattttgtggaaaatttaactttaaaagatgaataaaaaaattatataga
This sequence is a window from Plasmodium relictum strain SGS1 genome assembly, contig: PRELSG_00_v1_457, whole genome shotgun sequence. Protein-coding genes within it:
- a CDS encoding reticulocyte binding protein, putative; the encoded protein is MEKTKIEIVLFTLIFIFFGIYFEKKVEVTSTNIKSGIKDSSFFSNLKKKKLENNSITAHNNNQKKNVKSSISSNSDVYNKKITRLKTEDEKSLDLYRVKPSIILKNNYIRTKPLNIVYIEKSVPYLSNTYISNEGKRKKLGNTSYSFIQKETSELIDIEVLNDYNSLITVLNGSYTNAKNIYMNSHAYKEMEHYFKELQDDKYNEFRNVIIPLINNMTELTQQYMKYCEECKEKIAKEMNELHEFIGNFEEVISFTEKISELKKNIKDIKAKLDEDFKVIRQKKGEVHDKLSLIMSKKYCTLLYCDKVKPFYGSAVTYYYSKTKKDMSDYTDFLQEAENFINSDNKLLKIRDKNFYHKKYKYSLKLLIEEINVIISIHKKNKGTISNNIRVLKYSNSYYSSCKFSSNNIVNIVISPSVMCNENVFVEDWNKKLKIDFENKKKAIYDLFDKIKQELWDSINSLVYPQDIESQSVEITSQSQKLLSDTNSMIYENCETLDDLSYSSPGIPIIKHEITKLYAEVVTHSINMNSSFDLINKKCDSIKSKKNKIETMKASLPLNESKTLNDITDDVFTTKQNIERIITSVNDKIEVIQSKHKEISEIKKKIEGLIEQIKTKKGELDELERKEDEEKEQYIKKIEHHLKEIEEKVNKLNQFIDLKNKDNEYLKVIENVIDASSCNNKDEYTKKKEEAKEQWKSALTYLFGDERIEKKCKDMPVYLSEKKKSNYMIFDLDTINNIFNNLNQKYIEIDNIIIESTTIVNDKIASAESNFIQLRDRIIKESIEDLHNKMNNSFQQFNNILNSISQNMTNYKANIEKFKILEDSIEKRKHDILDKLIEEDSDTLKEDTSTEILNLENVIRETKNLISTNISDGRSVVYTFQKQFESYDKIQNYFGILKNNEISDNINDLKTTIHEIKADSKLNDYETKYRDETNSIDDSIKKVELSKKVIESFNILNKVINGSNKNNESIEYLKTNLRESEEKIDRQILSVNEDNLIENQVKGNLLSKLREKKNMEDQKRKIDKLDKDSKELQKLSLSFKKTTKSSLTEENIEAYSGDISKKKKNLESITDEIYTLKVGITKLNLEVDNLINTQNNEIADLIYELIIRLDLDINSKTKAILGILEVTKNSFEKYNSEEDIKNIHNEKNGENLRAISQNFSNFKDEINTYNENFIKIQNDSKKEVDKSDELKYNNENFDDKRINMKRYHDNIKKISENLDEMEKELETSLKNINKKKVEYKKILVIDILDQISDNKKGGEKEITIIDEYKEKIEELKEKIPDSTECELVNFKYEDYVNNAKKNKEIIIKLEQEVNSLRETVSKDIKEDEINRIQMEVKKKLNEIIKEKNKIDNASEALKNMGKFLMLTKFSIVMDEIQSNVKKVREEEKNAEKKFIESENIQKNILDDLKKVEELQNLLIHNLDEDSINGSIEKVILIKDRTESNSENINMLLTEVEKHKETSSLYLNNTIRGREKIEYLKKHDNDETQNITEAVMQNINNYVHESENCSKNAERHAQETSKNYTLSLEYTKEVNDLLKDSLILAEKMKVEMKKNYVIDMLIEIQDSYYDNKYILERLKERLIKINQEDINMKCEYEANNEKSI